A region from the Acinonyx jubatus isolate Ajub_Pintada_27869175 chromosome C2, VMU_Ajub_asm_v1.0, whole genome shotgun sequence genome encodes:
- the LOC128315250 gene encoding cytochrome b-c1 complex subunit 7-like, which produces MQDDTTYENDDVKEAIRRLPENLYNYRMFRIKRALDLTMRHQVLLKEQWTKYEEDKFYPEPYLKEVIREREEWENK; this is translated from the coding sequence ATGCAAGATGATACAACATATGAGAATGATGATGTGAAAGAGGCCATAAGAAGGCTTCCTGAGAACCTTTATAACTACAGGATGTTTCGCATTAAGAGAGCACTGGACCTGACCATGAGGCACCAGGTCTTGCTTAAAGAGCAGTGGACAAAATATGAGGAGGATAAATTCTACCCTGAACCATATCTGAAAGAAGTTATTCGGGAAAGAgaagaatgggaaaataaataa